TGAATGAGGCTCAAAAACACAATGTTGAACAATTGAAACCAGATACATAGGAGTATATgctatatgattttatttatttaaaggccAAAACtaggtaaaattaatttatgCTGTTATGTCAAATTAGTGGATACGTCAGGAATTAAAGAGAGTAAACAAAAGGTTTCTGGGATGCGGGCAATGTTATATTTCATGATCTGAGTGCTGGTTATATGGCTGTGTTTAgtttgaaaattaaagaaattatataCTTATGTGCACCTCCAGCATGTATtacgttggtgcaaaagttattgcggttttgtcattacttttgcaccaataaTATATTACAGTctaatcaaaacaaacaaaaaaatgtgtaaacTATGTTTTCTCTCTACAGCTACAGATTAGCACCTAAGTATCATTTCCCAATTCAATTTGAAGATGTATATAATGCCTTAAGGTGGTTCTTACGCAAAAAAGTTCTTGCAAAATATGGTGTGAACCCTGAGAGAATCGGTATTTCTGGAGATAGTGCAGGAGGGAATTTAGCTGCAGCAGTGACTCAACAGGTATGTTCATAAtttctatgctttttaaaaatagcgtTTCTACgctgttttaaaaacatatttataaacatatttaatgcatgtattaaaatatgaatgcaaataggagatattaattttttgaaactaTTAAAGAGAATATTGAGAACAAATGACTAAAACATTATAATATCAATCTCTGCTTCtgtcatagattttttttctttcttaagggAATGTTAATTCTTTGGATAAaccattcatttaaaattatagccTGCATGTGGTAGCTCAGAACTGcaatcccagcgctctgggaggccaaggcaaagggatcacttgagaccaggagtttgataGCAgcttgggaaacacagtgagaccctgtctctacaataaaaaaaaaagaaaaaagaaaaattagcctggcataatAGTGTAagtttgtagtcctagctacctaggaggctgaggaggctgaggcagaaggatctcttaagcccaggagttcaaggttacagtaaggtgtaatcgtgccactgtactccagcctgggtgacagaataaggccctgtctcttaaaagcataaaaaataaaataatacatgtcagtaaaatattatattaagtaGGTGAATGAGATCATGTAATTGTGAGACTAATGACCCTATTACGCTATTAGAGGTTCAGACCAATTCATATAATCTTCGATGGTGTATTCCTTTATTACCATAATAATCatcctattttaagaaaattatcaaCACATTCAAAGATTCCCATGCTACTtacaaagaagaaatatgaagaatTCAAAAGATTTTTGTATGTAGATGTAAAATCAGATCTTTTTATCTGTCATTTAATAAtggcaatataataataataacaaatggcATTTTTGTCCCAGATTATATGTAGAATAGATTTTGTTTTTATGATGAAGGAGAAACACTGCTATTGATTGTTTAAACATCTAAACTCTTTTCTCATGTAGTAGTCGCAAAGGAACTATTTTCCCATGGAGTAGCAGTCAGGAGAAGAAGCTACCTAAGACCTTCTCTCTAATGTTAATTCTTTGGataaatcattcatttaaaattataggCTGCATCTGGTAGCTCAGAACTGcaatcccagcgctctgggatTATGTAGAAGTAGAACATATGTAGAAGGTTAGATTTTATTAGTTGACTTTAGTTACAAACGAGGGTTCTaaagcaattttaaaacattgctgttatttgttttgttgattatatttatttataatttttcacaCTAAAAGCATTTTGACTGCTAGAATCTGTTGGACAATATTCTCAAAAGTAAAGAATCATAGTTGCACTTTGTTTCAACCACAATATAGAACAAGTATTTGAAACTTCACAGATAGATTTCTAATCATTATTATGGATTTCATAATGTAGCAGCAAAAGCATTAGACTGGACATCAGGAAACTTGGAGATGCAGTAATTTCTAGATTTGATATTGGCTTAATCTCTCTAAATAAACattcatttcctcacctgtaagaaAAATGAAGTCTTTCAACTTTAAAGAGTTGTTTGAGAGTCAtatgaataaatttatataaaaatacctGGCAACTTGTAACGATCTTTACAAATAGGCTCCACAATGGTCTATTTTGATAATTATAGTTAAAATGTGGATAAATACTACAATTTGCAAAATATTTGGGGTTACATCTAATAATATCTGTACTTTTATTTAGAAGTTCTATACATCttttatagtatattatacacttcgaaaacacaaaattattttttaacctatacgttttcacaatttaaaacatattttgtaatatttcatTCTTATAAgtctccttttttcctccctgGTATTGGTATATCCCTCTTTACAGACCACTGATTATTACAAATATTAGCACAACAGACTTGATATAAAAGATGATGTTAATAGACCATTTCACACAGAAGGCTTGCCCAAATCTCCTAAAGTAACATGTCGCTTTAGCATCAAAGCCATGTCAGAAACCTCTATTAAGTGATCCTTCTTCTTCATGGCAAAGCTTATTGATATACtggtatattttaataaaatttttttttgagacagtgtctcactctgtctcccaggctggagtgcagtggtgttttctcagctcactgcaacctccacctcatgggttcaagcaattcttgtgtctcagccacctgagtagcttcAATGACAGGTGTGCgttaccatacctggctaatttttgtatttttagtcaagacgggtttttgccatgttagccagctggtctcgaactcctgacctcaagcaatccatacttcagtcttccaaagttctgggattacacaaatgagccaccataccaggcctattttaataaaaactcttacaTGAATAGAAGATAATATTTATGCAATTCTTCTGGTTATCATTCCTAGCAGAAAGAATAGGAGATTAACTTTCTAATGATCACTTAGATCTTTTTGCATTATCCATGAAGCGTATATGACAGATGGTTTTccttaagttgaaaatattgatgAACATCTAGTTCTAGAAACCCATTTTGAATGTTAGAAAGTTTGCTGTGATGGTATGTTTCATTTATTACTTAAGTCTTTTTGAGAtcatgaatagatagatagatagataaaaacaagatagatagacagatagataatcTTATTAgggatattttattgttttaaatgaaaatgatttaTGCAAATCATCTTGTTTCTCAGCTCCTTGATGACCCAGATGTCAAGATCAAACTCAAGATCCAGTCTTTAATTTATCCTGCCCTTCAGCCTCTTGATGTAGATTTACCATCATATCaagaaaattcaaattttctatttctatccaAATCACTCATGGTCAGATTCTGGAGTGAATATTTTACCACTGATAGATCACTTGAAAAAGCCATGCTTTCCAGACAACATGTACCTGTGGAATCAAGTCATCTCTTCAAATTTGTTAATTGGAGTTCCCTGCTCCCTGAGAGGTTTATAAAAGGACATGTTTATAACAATCCAAATTATGGCAGTTCTGAGCTGGCTAAAAAATATCCAGGGTTCCTAGATGTGAGGGCAGCCCCTTTGTTGGCTGATGACAACAAATTACATGGTTTACCCCTGACCTATGTCATCACCTGTCAATATGATCTCTTAAGAGATGATGGACTCATGTATGTCACCCGACTTCGCAACGCTGGGGTTCAGGTGACTCATAACCATGTTGAGGATGGATTCCATGGAGCATTTTCATTTCTGGGACTTAAAATTAGTCACAGACTTATAAATCAGTATATTGAGTGGCTAAAGGAAAATCTATAGTAAAACATGTagctataacattttaaaaataaagtaaatctcAAAACCTCAGAAAATTTGCATTAGAAATTGGTCTTTCTTAGAACGGTCTAGTTAAGTTCCACATGTAGCATAATTCTTAAATAggcagttttctgttttttttttcttactgtgggATTTCATTTCAATTTTCTA
This region of Gorilla gorilla gorilla isolate KB3781 chromosome 2, NHGRI_mGorGor1-v2.1_pri, whole genome shotgun sequence genomic DNA includes:
- the AADAC gene encoding arylacetamide deacetylase; this encodes MGRKSLYLLIVGILIAYYIYTPLPDNVEEPWRIMWINAHLKTIQNLATFVELLGLHHFMDSFKVVGSFDEVPPTSDENITVTETKFNNILVRVYVPKRKSEALRRGLFYIHGGGWCVGSAALSDYDLLSRWTADRLDAVVVSTNYRLAPKYHFPIQFEDVYNALRWFLRKKVLAKYGVNPERIGISGDSAGGNLAAAVTQQLLDDPDVKIKLKIQSLIYPALQPLDVDLPSYQENSNFLFLSKSLMVRFWSEYFTTDRSLEKAMLSRQHVPVESSHLFKFVNWSSLLPERFIKGHVYNNPNYGSSELAKKYPGFLDVRAAPLLADDNKLHGLPLTYVITCQYDLLRDDGLMYVTRLRNAGVQVTHNHVEDGFHGAFSFLGLKISHRLINQYIEWLKENL